The following proteins come from a genomic window of Paenibacillus spongiae:
- a CDS encoding efflux RND transporter periplasmic adaptor subunit, with amino-acid sequence MEIGNVLRDRRKRNIRIAASLFFGLMLLVTFFSNTLQQLTYPKVQTVKPVFQQLNHVIKGEGTLTPRAIEKVYDNSGWKVALIEAEVGDEVKKGQRLLTLDTTEARNELLDAEVQYKKNQLQLETMQSAYQTAYKAAVHDQSSDANLLQARVNMEHLKLDMQIQERKLRIMREALSKQQFVVAPKGGIVTEVNADLGIPTDPRQPVVQIADLSQGFGWTLAVANEQVRGLKVGEEVELYLNGNRQHLIRATVADIKDAEATETTAAGKQLSFHVTATKLKGGEAVGIHWERKSGLAMATVPKEIVDSDAQGHFVYIVEERRGPLDNQFTIRKRYVTLGEADEQNQAILDGLMEDDKVMTESNEPVNEGDLVRM; translated from the coding sequence ATGGAAATCGGGAATGTACTTCGTGACAGGCGCAAACGAAACATCCGCATCGCCGCATCGCTGTTCTTCGGGCTGATGCTGCTCGTGACCTTCTTCTCCAACACCTTACAGCAGTTGACGTATCCGAAAGTGCAAACCGTGAAGCCGGTGTTTCAGCAGTTGAACCATGTGATCAAAGGTGAAGGCACGCTGACGCCGCGAGCGATCGAAAAGGTATACGACAACTCCGGTTGGAAGGTAGCGCTAATCGAAGCGGAGGTGGGGGATGAGGTGAAGAAAGGGCAAAGGCTGCTGACGCTTGATACAACCGAGGCCCGCAACGAGCTGCTTGATGCAGAGGTGCAATACAAGAAGAACCAACTGCAGCTGGAGACGATGCAGAGCGCGTATCAGACCGCGTATAAAGCGGCCGTCCACGATCAGTCGTCGGATGCGAATCTGCTTCAGGCGCGAGTGAATATGGAACATCTGAAGCTGGATATGCAAATTCAGGAGCGAAAACTGAGGATTATGCGGGAAGCCTTAAGCAAGCAACAATTTGTGGTTGCGCCGAAGGGCGGAATCGTGACCGAGGTAAATGCCGATCTTGGAATTCCCACTGATCCTAGGCAGCCTGTCGTCCAAATTGCGGATCTGAGCCAGGGTTTTGGCTGGACGCTGGCAGTTGCGAATGAACAGGTTCGCGGACTGAAGGTTGGCGAGGAGGTCGAGCTCTATCTGAACGGGAACCGGCAACACTTGATTCGAGCCACCGTGGCCGACATCAAGGATGCGGAAGCAACCGAGACTACCGCAGCCGGGAAACAGCTTTCCTTTCATGTTACCGCTACAAAGCTGAAAGGGGGTGAAGCTGTAGGTATTCATTGGGAGCGAAAGTCCGGACTAGCGATGGCGACGGTGCCGAAGGAAATCGTGGATAGCGATGCGCAAGGCCATTTTGTATACATTGTGGAAGAACGGAGGGGGCCGCTTGACAATCAATTTACGATCCGGAAACGTTATGTCACGCTTGGAGAAGCGGATGAGCAGAACCAGGCGATACTGGACGGATTGATGGAAGATGACAAGGTTATGACGGAAAGCAACGAGCCTGTGAATGAGGGCGATCTAGTCAGAATGTAG
- a CDS encoding ABC transporter permease, with protein sequence MKKLFLKLLRDIRQSIGQFIAFVLVIAVGAFFYAGLVTLSDNLSAYTKVYFKEHNLSDLNVYYSQISKDDAAGLSEIEGITRIEGRYTFDAMQAFEDNKASLTVHSIPVNNEINSPTMIEGRFPQKKDEILLDSHYAKEHQYLVGDPISISANEKILTFTISGLGENVEHAKKNEIQDHKTYGVAYIAEETIPEISDGLFYNEIMIDAQDGYDIDKLGQSIEAQSKALSYVNQISKERTFSYSQLQQTIHNNKLMSRVIPLVLYMIEAIILFLTMSRIIDSQRNQVGIMKALGVKNRSIMLHYMGYPVLVGIIGSILGCAIAAIVFIPLITASNARAYSLPDITFSLSLFSVIPPIIFSSAFGILSCYLSGRVILQERAAQAMRPKPPKKMKKLLIERIPGIWSHISYSYKLILRNIFLNKQKALASSVGVVVSTVLLITAFGTQTALQKVADQIEEVNTYDLRVDYASGTASDTLQQPAGIKNSYDLSTFPVEFIKGDDNENATLVVTEKENNLIHFFDENDNRITLEDNGVLVPQSYADNYHIAEGDIIQIKFTAPELANKTADMKVLQLSTQYSNPSFYITPAYLKSFDIDYNPTSLLVEANSSTDLTSVRNFFEQDQHVDTIADKNDLKQSAQYILKQNSFIFIMFIICAVILSFGAIYTISSINIYERNRELATLKVLGYQKNKINRLIFFENIILTTFAVIVALPISGYMYTIIVKALSSPHQQIPDKLNIFIILVSVILAYLLTILSNLLLRRKVTKINMIESLKSIE encoded by the coding sequence ATGAAGAAATTATTTTTAAAATTACTAAGGGATATTAGACAATCTATAGGGCAATTTATAGCCTTTGTTTTGGTTATCGCAGTAGGAGCTTTTTTCTATGCGGGGCTGGTCACGTTAAGCGATAATCTTAGCGCTTATACGAAGGTTTACTTTAAAGAACATAATTTAAGCGACTTGAATGTATATTACAGCCAAATTTCCAAAGATGATGCGGCTGGGTTAAGCGAAATAGAAGGTATAACTAGAATAGAAGGACGTTATACCTTTGATGCCATGCAAGCCTTTGAAGATAATAAAGCTTCATTAACCGTTCATTCGATTCCTGTAAACAATGAAATCAATTCGCCTACGATGATTGAGGGCAGGTTCCCTCAAAAAAAGGATGAAATTTTACTAGATTCCCATTATGCAAAAGAACATCAGTATCTAGTCGGTGATCCAATCAGCATAAGTGCGAATGAAAAGATTTTGACGTTTACCATTAGCGGCTTGGGTGAGAATGTTGAACATGCAAAAAAGAACGAAATACAAGACCATAAAACCTACGGAGTAGCTTATATTGCCGAAGAGACAATACCTGAAATCTCAGACGGCCTTTTCTATAACGAAATCATGATTGATGCTCAAGACGGTTACGATATTGACAAATTAGGTCAATCCATTGAAGCACAATCCAAAGCACTCTCCTATGTAAACCAAATTAGTAAAGAGCGGACGTTCAGTTATTCTCAACTGCAACAAACGATCCATAATAATAAATTGATGAGCAGGGTTATCCCGTTGGTCCTCTATATGATTGAAGCGATTATCCTGTTTCTCACCATGTCGCGGATCATTGATTCTCAAAGAAATCAAGTAGGTATTATGAAGGCTTTGGGGGTAAAAAACAGAAGCATCATGCTTCATTACATGGGATACCCTGTGCTGGTAGGTATCATAGGCTCCATCCTAGGTTGTGCCATTGCCGCTATTGTATTTATTCCATTAATAACGGCGTCGAATGCAAGGGCCTACTCGCTGCCTGACATTACCTTCTCCCTATCCTTATTTTCTGTTATTCCTCCCATCATTTTCTCTAGTGCTTTCGGAATCCTGTCCTGTTACTTGAGTGGCAGAGTCATACTACAAGAACGGGCGGCTCAGGCTATGCGTCCCAAACCGCCAAAGAAGATGAAAAAGCTGCTCATAGAAAGAATTCCAGGGATCTGGAGTCATATTTCCTATAGCTACAAACTTATTTTGAGAAATATTTTTTTAAATAAACAAAAAGCGTTAGCGAGTTCCGTTGGTGTTGTGGTAAGCACGGTTTTATTGATCACAGCTTTCGGCACTCAAACGGCCTTGCAAAAAGTAGCTGACCAGATTGAAGAGGTGAATACCTATGATTTAAGAGTAGATTATGCGAGTGGAACAGCTTCGGATACGTTACAACAACCCGCCGGCATTAAAAATAGTTATGATTTATCCACCTTTCCCGTGGAATTCATAAAAGGTGATGACAACGAAAATGCTACGTTAGTTGTTACGGAGAAAGAAAACAATCTTATTCATTTCTTCGACGAAAATGATAATCGGATCACTTTGGAAGACAATGGTGTGCTGGTGCCCCAATCATACGCGGACAACTATCATATTGCAGAAGGGGACATCATCCAAATCAAGTTCACAGCACCAGAGCTTGCTAATAAAACGGCCGATATGAAGGTTTTACAACTATCTACCCAGTACTCGAATCCGTCGTTTTATATCACACCAGCCTATTTAAAGAGCTTTGACATCGACTACAATCCGACCTCACTGTTAGTTGAAGCAAATAGCTCCACAGATCTTACAAGCGTTCGTAACTTCTTTGAACAAGATCAACATGTAGATACAATTGCAGATAAGAATGATCTAAAGCAATCAGCTCAATATATTTTGAAACAAAATAGTTTTATTTTTATCATGTTTATCATTTGTGCCGTCATACTATCCTTTGGCGCCATATATACGATATCTTCCATAAACATTTATGAAAGGAATCGTGAGCTTGCCACACTTAAGGTATTAGGCTATCAAAAAAATAAAATAAACAGACTTATCTTTTTTGAAAACATCATACTAACCACATTTGCGGTTATTGTAGCTTTACCGATAAGTGGCTATATGTATACAATTATTGTAAAGGCACTGTCTAGTCCACATCAGCAAATCCCAGATAAATTAAATATTTTTATCATATTGGTATCTGTTATTCTCGCATACTTACTTACCATTCTGTCTAACTTACTACTTAGGAGAAAAGTAACCAAAATAAATATGATCGAATCATTAAAAAGTATAGAATAA
- a CDS encoding carbohydrate ABC transporter permease, with product MRNIVKTRLNRETNIALLFLAPSLAGFALFYLLPFGAGFYYSLMDSPTQGSFVGLANYRELLQSDSFRLAAQNSGLFTLMGVPLVMAISLALAMMLGRALPLRNWLRAAYVMPLVVPVASIVLVWQLLFDRSGAVNALWTLWGSAAADWMNSPWARVVVLLVYLWKTIGYNMILFLAGLQNIPKDYYEAAGLDGAGPLRQLFSITLVCLTPTTFFVAIMSIISSFKVFRETYLIAGDYPHESIYFLQHYMNNMFQALDYQKLTSASFLMAAAIILVVMILFRFERKFHDSVS from the coding sequence ATGAGGAACATAGTGAAAACGAGATTAAATCGCGAGACGAACATCGCCCTGTTATTTCTGGCACCCAGTCTGGCGGGATTTGCCCTGTTCTATTTGCTGCCGTTTGGCGCCGGGTTTTATTATTCCCTGATGGACAGTCCCACGCAAGGTTCGTTTGTCGGCCTGGCCAACTACAGGGAGCTGTTACAGAGCGATTCCTTCCGCCTTGCCGCACAGAACAGCGGTCTGTTCACCTTAATGGGCGTACCGCTCGTAATGGCGATCTCACTGGCGCTGGCGATGATGCTGGGTCGCGCATTGCCGCTGCGCAATTGGCTCAGGGCCGCGTATGTCATGCCGCTTGTCGTGCCGGTGGCTTCGATTGTTCTGGTATGGCAGCTGTTGTTCGATCGCTCCGGTGCAGTCAATGCGCTCTGGACGCTATGGGGAAGCGCGGCCGCAGACTGGATGAACTCGCCTTGGGCCCGCGTCGTTGTGCTGCTGGTCTATCTGTGGAAGACGATTGGCTATAACATGATCCTGTTTCTGGCCGGATTGCAGAACATTCCGAAGGACTACTACGAGGCGGCCGGTCTGGATGGCGCCGGGCCGCTCCGGCAATTGTTCTCCATTACACTGGTTTGTCTGACGCCAACGACGTTTTTTGTTGCGATCATGTCGATCATCAGTTCATTCAAGGTGTTTCGGGAGACGTATCTGATTGCGGGGGATTATCCGCATGAAAGCATCTATTTTCTCCAGCATTACATGAATAACATGTTCCAGGCTTTGGATTACCAGAAGCTTACCTCCGCGTCCTTCCTGATGGCTGCGGCGATTATCCTTGTGGTGATGATCCTGTTCCGTTTCGAACGGAAATTTCACGATAGCGTGTCGTAA
- a CDS encoding ABC transporter substrate-binding protein → MRRWTWVIGLIVLAVTATACSSSNVKNEVEVGGKNVASGSTGGKTVVTIAVVQKDPGGWLEQAEAAYESKNPDVDIVIKEYVALPERSPNTTFNPLEGFKPADLEKYRNAINTDLMSGKGADIVSVSELDYQKYADKGVLADLGALMEKDPGFDPASLFGNVMDAANGGGKKVVAPIWFGIHTVSSGLGPEQLKVDDANWTWSDLLQQGAKLAKELPGDLEIMGAITPTALLRMIVMSDYDRYINQEEKTVSFDTGEFAGLLNQLKELYGAGMLSDNYVKLFENRDVFRIDMFAYPAFALETLQSKRQIWNPPGSGKQAGLRFSSNLMLAINSKSGVTDEAWKFLSYLLSEEAQSNPGMFMWFPMNKAATAGKLQGAGSGMMQPTEMESMESMPMEPMEPTTTGASSDKAQEPAEVTAQEVEQVMAYIGQAGYFHGSDPRLMDIVEAETAAFFAGEKTAETVAKLIQNRAKTYLNE, encoded by the coding sequence ATGAGAAGATGGACTTGGGTGATTGGGCTGATTGTGCTCGCTGTCACCGCAACGGCTTGCTCTAGCTCGAATGTTAAGAATGAGGTCGAGGTCGGCGGGAAAAACGTGGCGAGCGGATCAACCGGGGGGAAAACGGTCGTGACGATTGCCGTTGTGCAGAAAGACCCGGGAGGGTGGCTGGAGCAAGCCGAGGCGGCTTACGAAAGCAAGAATCCGGATGTGGATATCGTCATTAAGGAGTATGTGGCGCTGCCTGAACGATCCCCCAACACGACTTTTAATCCACTGGAAGGGTTCAAGCCGGCTGACCTGGAGAAATATCGGAACGCGATAAACACCGATCTCATGTCCGGCAAGGGAGCCGACATTGTCTCTGTCAGTGAATTGGATTATCAGAAATATGCGGACAAGGGAGTGCTTGCCGACCTTGGAGCCCTGATGGAGAAGGACCCGGGATTTGATCCCGCGAGCCTGTTTGGCAATGTCATGGACGCGGCCAATGGTGGGGGCAAGAAGGTGGTCGCACCGATCTGGTTTGGCATTCACACCGTGAGCAGCGGGCTGGGGCCGGAGCAGTTGAAGGTGGATGACGCGAACTGGACGTGGAGCGATCTGCTGCAACAGGGGGCGAAGCTCGCGAAGGAGCTGCCGGGCGATCTGGAAATTATGGGGGCAATTACGCCCACAGCGCTGCTGCGTATGATCGTGATGTCCGACTACGATCGTTACATCAACCAGGAGGAGAAAACGGTCAGCTTTGATACCGGGGAGTTTGCCGGGCTCCTGAATCAGTTGAAGGAATTGTACGGAGCGGGAATGCTGTCCGACAACTATGTCAAGCTCTTCGAAAACCGGGATGTTTTTCGCATTGATATGTTTGCCTATCCCGCGTTTGCGTTGGAAACGCTGCAGTCCAAGCGGCAAATCTGGAATCCGCCCGGGAGCGGCAAGCAGGCGGGATTGCGCTTCTCATCCAACCTGATGCTGGCGATCAACTCCAAATCCGGGGTGACCGATGAAGCGTGGAAATTTCTGAGCTATTTGCTGTCGGAAGAGGCGCAGTCCAATCCGGGCATGTTTATGTGGTTCCCGATGAATAAAGCTGCCACCGCCGGTAAGCTGCAGGGAGCCGGATCGGGAATGATGCAGCCAACGGAGATGGAGTCCATGGAGTCCATGCCCATGGAGCCCATGGAGCCCACAACCACGGGTGCTTCGAGTGACAAAGCGCAGGAACCGGCAGAAGTCACGGCACAAGAGGTGGAACAAGTGATGGCCTACATCGGGCAAGCCGGGTATTTCCATGGCAGCGATCCCCGATTGATGGACATCGTGGAAGCCGAGACTGCCGCATTCTTTGCCGGAGAGAAAACAGCGGAAACCGTCGCGAAGCTGATTCAGAATCGGGCCAAAACCTATTTGAACGAGTAA
- a CDS encoding Gfo/Idh/MocA family protein, translated as MTKRMRFIQIGTGGFGSYWCSAVLPYIVKELGIAEAVAAVDVNPEAHRSIIDSLGLPPDKCYTDVHRAFAENAADFAIVVVPPAYHEQMVDIALAHDCHILSEKPISDSMESSCRIYKKVKQAGKKMAVTMSHRFDQDKQTLEGLLRSKTYGELNYIVSRFTCECRQYPAWGAFRYGIADPLLIEGTVHHFDILRSLSGSNAKTVYAKTWNPGWSDFSGDSTGFITIEMENGVNAFYEGAKANATTLNGWTEEYFRAECENATLELNRREITVRSHLGYPHAENATISMKKQRAWKNPWLAEMFVNWINEGEAPPNNLDDNLQCTALLFAAIESAHTGQVVDVQSYLRKHLNGD; from the coding sequence ATGACAAAAAGAATGCGGTTTATTCAAATCGGCACCGGAGGATTCGGTTCCTACTGGTGCAGCGCCGTACTGCCTTATATTGTGAAGGAGCTGGGTATAGCGGAGGCTGTGGCCGCAGTCGATGTCAATCCGGAAGCTCACCGCAGCATCATCGACTCTTTGGGTTTACCGCCGGACAAATGCTATACCGACGTCCACAGAGCGTTTGCCGAGAACGCGGCAGACTTTGCTATCGTCGTCGTACCGCCGGCTTACCACGAACAAATGGTGGATATCGCCCTTGCGCATGATTGCCATATCCTTTCCGAGAAGCCGATCTCCGATAGTATGGAGAGCAGCTGCCGGATTTATAAGAAGGTGAAGCAAGCGGGCAAGAAGATGGCCGTTACGATGAGTCATCGATTCGACCAGGATAAACAGACGCTGGAGGGCCTGCTGCGATCCAAAACATATGGGGAATTGAATTATATCGTCAGCCGTTTTACATGCGAATGCAGGCAATATCCGGCATGGGGCGCTTTCCGGTACGGAATTGCGGATCCGCTCTTAATTGAAGGAACGGTTCATCATTTTGACATTCTGCGTTCATTAAGCGGTTCCAATGCCAAGACCGTATACGCCAAAACGTGGAATCCCGGCTGGAGTGATTTTTCCGGCGACAGCACCGGCTTCATTACGATCGAAATGGAAAATGGGGTAAACGCTTTCTATGAAGGGGCAAAGGCGAACGCGACGACATTGAACGGCTGGACAGAAGAATATTTCCGGGCGGAATGCGAGAACGCAACGCTTGAATTGAACCGGCGGGAGATTACCGTCAGGAGCCACCTCGGCTATCCCCACGCGGAGAATGCGACGATCTCAATGAAAAAGCAAAGAGCATGGAAGAATCCCTGGTTGGCCGAAATGTTCGTCAACTGGATAAACGAAGGAGAAGCGCCGCCAAACAACCTGGACGACAATCTGCAGTGCACCGCGCTGTTGTTTGCTGCCATCGAAAGCGCTCACACCGGTCAAGTCGTCGACGTTCAGAGCTATTTAAGGAAACATCTGAATGGGGACTAA
- a CDS encoding carbohydrate ABC transporter permease, with protein sequence MKETLKTGARFSVLLILALIMLFPLVLTVSNSFMTEAEIRFNYSMEETDAGYVNLKWIPDRVSLEQYRSLLFERMQFLIMFWNSLLLVVPIVAGQAVVATMAAFGLSQFQFRGRETLFFLYIITMLMPFQVTLVPNYLAMDWLGLLDSRAAIILPGIFSAFGVFLIRQFMIGIPRSYVEAAKIDGAGYVTIFVQIIVAMSRPGIAALVILAFVDYWNMVEQPLIFLHDAFKQPLSIYLSRINEGELGLAFAAAVLYMLPMVFVFLYAENDLIEGIQLSGVKG encoded by the coding sequence ATGAAGGAAACGTTGAAAACAGGCGCGCGCTTCTCCGTTCTGCTCATCCTGGCATTGATCATGCTGTTTCCGCTTGTGCTTACGGTCAGCAATTCCTTTATGACAGAAGCCGAAATCCGGTTTAATTACAGCATGGAAGAAACAGATGCCGGTTATGTCAATCTGAAATGGATTCCCGACCGGGTCAGTCTGGAGCAGTACAGGTCGCTGTTGTTTGAACGCATGCAGTTTTTGATCATGTTCTGGAATTCCTTGCTGCTGGTGGTGCCTATTGTGGCGGGACAAGCCGTCGTGGCGACCATGGCGGCATTCGGGCTGTCGCAATTTCAATTTCGCGGCAGAGAAACGTTGTTTTTCCTTTACATCATAACGATGCTGATGCCTTTTCAAGTGACGTTGGTGCCGAATTATTTGGCCATGGACTGGCTTGGCTTGCTGGACAGCCGCGCGGCGATTATTCTTCCGGGCATCTTCTCGGCCTTCGGCGTCTTCCTGATCCGGCAGTTCATGATCGGAATTCCCCGCTCCTATGTGGAGGCCGCGAAAATCGACGGCGCCGGTTACGTGACCATCTTCGTGCAGATCATTGTCGCCATGTCTCGTCCCGGCATTGCCGCCCTGGTCATTCTGGCGTTCGTTGATTATTGGAATATGGTGGAGCAGCCGCTGATCTTCTTGCATGACGCGTTCAAGCAGCCGTTGTCCATCTATTTGTCCCGAATTAATGAAGGGGAGCTCGGGCTGGCATTTGCCGCAGCTGTGTTGTATATGCTCCCGATGGTGTTCGTCTTCTTGTATGCAGAGAACGATTTGATTGAAGGCATTCAGTTATCGGGTGTGAAAGGGTAG
- a CDS encoding sensor histidine kinase encodes MSKHRSIAFKIFVLTSLVLVAFALLLYVTLYFILPSFYLQNKSADLDKGITRLLETFPQEDWTEAVKRLDEFSLRYNASLSVQDSSGKWVYPAFPIWPSFPRVEFETATEKDGFDSTIIISTPELTEAPKMISRTNLPLPGYESSGYTLSVLASLQPIDEATRMLLRLLPHMALMILVIAVLGALVYTRLIARPLIGISQVAKRLAQLDFSERSRHDSRDEIGDISRSLNELSMNLQHAMQELTEANAQLKDDIQRKEEEEALRREFMAMISHELKTPITAVSGQLEAMLHNVGPYRDRDKYLAQSHHILKEMEKLVYEILDISRLENHHFQPSMAAVNVSALIREAAEQIQYVCELNGIRLEADLAEGLWVTGDTRLLSKAVSNVMSNAVYYTRSGEQIRIVLHADAGHVRLSVLNTGAYIEPSEIPKLFKPFYRIERSRSRTTGGSGLGLYIVNTILNIHQSEYSLSNTGEGVLFSVRWKNDN; translated from the coding sequence ATGAGCAAGCATAGAAGCATAGCTTTTAAAATTTTTGTGCTGACCAGTCTCGTCCTGGTTGCTTTTGCGCTATTGTTGTATGTAACCTTGTATTTTATTTTGCCGTCCTTTTATTTGCAGAACAAATCCGCCGACTTGGATAAGGGCATCACTCGCTTGCTGGAGACCTTCCCGCAAGAAGACTGGACAGAAGCCGTTAAGCGGCTGGATGAATTCTCCTTGCGTTACAATGCCTCCCTGTCCGTGCAAGACAGCTCGGGCAAATGGGTGTACCCTGCCTTCCCCATATGGCCTTCCTTTCCGCGTGTGGAATTTGAAACGGCCACGGAAAAGGATGGCTTTGATTCCACCATCATCATTTCTACTCCGGAGTTGACTGAAGCGCCGAAGATGATTTCCCGTACGAATCTCCCCTTGCCCGGATACGAATCTAGCGGTTATACGTTGTCTGTGCTGGCTTCCCTGCAGCCGATTGATGAAGCGACGCGAATGCTCCTGCGGCTCCTCCCGCATATGGCGCTTATGATTCTGGTGATTGCCGTACTGGGGGCGCTTGTGTACACGCGCTTGATCGCCCGTCCGCTGATCGGCATCAGCCAAGTAGCCAAGCGACTGGCCCAACTGGATTTCTCGGAGCGCTCCCGACATGATTCCCGAGATGAGATCGGCGATATTTCCCGCTCTCTGAACGAGCTTTCCATGAATTTGCAGCATGCCATGCAGGAGCTTACCGAAGCCAATGCGCAGCTGAAAGATGATATTCAGCGGAAGGAGGAAGAGGAGGCGTTGCGGCGGGAATTTATGGCCATGATCTCCCATGAGTTGAAAACACCTATTACAGCCGTATCTGGACAGCTTGAGGCGATGCTGCACAATGTCGGGCCTTATCGGGATCGGGACAAATATCTGGCGCAATCCCATCACATTCTGAAAGAGATGGAGAAGCTGGTCTACGAAATTCTGGATATCTCGCGGCTGGAGAACCATCACTTTCAGCCGAGCATGGCCGCTGTGAATGTGTCCGCGCTCATTCGGGAAGCAGCCGAGCAGATTCAGTACGTATGCGAGCTGAACGGCATTAGGCTGGAGGCCGACCTCGCAGAGGGCCTATGGGTGACAGGAGACACACGTCTGCTGTCCAAGGCCGTCTCCAATGTGATGAGCAATGCGGTCTACTATACGCGGAGCGGCGAGCAAATCCGGATCGTCCTGCATGCCGATGCGGGACATGTGCGCTTAAGCGTGCTGAACACCGGGGCGTATATAGAGCCAAGCGAAATTCCCAAGCTGTTCAAGCCGTTCTACCGCATTGAGAGATCCCGGAGCCGCACGACCGGAGGCAGCGGCCTGGGGCTGTATATCGTCAATACCATACTGAATATCCATCAGTCGGAATACAGCCTGTCCAATACCGGGGAGGGTGTGCTTTTTTCGGTTCGATGGAAGAATGATAACTAG
- a CDS encoding response regulator transcription factor codes for MSEAILIVEDDRYIQELIAEYLKAQGYDVDVASDGAEGYRKFAERTFDLVLLDVMLPNMDGYSICRMIRNQCKTPIIMMTALSEEKDQLQAFELLADDYIAKPFSFNVLVKRVEAVLRRSRPESKPRELLYGRIRLDCDSYKAFVDDAPVELTVREFSIVAYLIENAGRTITREMILDRVWGYDFFGDTRLVDAHIKNIRKKMGISCIETIKGIGYLMEGRLA; via the coding sequence ATGTCTGAAGCCATATTGATCGTTGAAGACGACCGCTATATTCAGGAGTTGATCGCGGAATATCTGAAAGCGCAGGGGTACGATGTGGACGTCGCCAGCGACGGAGCCGAGGGATATCGGAAGTTTGCCGAGAGGACATTCGATCTTGTGCTGTTGGATGTTATGCTGCCGAATATGGATGGATACTCCATCTGCCGAATGATTCGCAACCAGTGTAAGACGCCGATTATTATGATGACCGCCTTAAGCGAGGAGAAGGATCAATTGCAGGCCTTCGAGCTTCTGGCCGATGATTATATTGCCAAGCCGTTCTCCTTCAATGTGCTTGTCAAGCGGGTCGAGGCGGTCTTGCGAAGATCGCGCCCGGAATCGAAACCGAGGGAATTGCTGTATGGCCGCATTCGTCTGGACTGCGACAGCTATAAGGCCTTTGTTGATGACGCGCCCGTTGAACTGACCGTTCGGGAGTTCTCTATTGTTGCCTATCTGATTGAAAATGCAGGGAGAACCATTACCCGCGAGATGATACTGGATCGCGTATGGGGATACGACTTTTTCGGCGATACGCGGCTGGTCGACGCCCATATCAAAAACATTCGCAAAAAAATGGGGATCTCATGCATTGAAACGATTAAAGGCATCGGCTATTTAATGGAAGGACGGCTGGCATGA
- a CDS encoding ABC transporter ATP-binding protein — MKKLIEFKKVTKEYKIGEVLIKALDGVDFSISEGEFVVILGASGAGKSTILNILGGMDTATSGQVFVGDQEITRMGEKKLTEYRGEKIGFVFQFYNLIPNLNALENVEFATEVCKNHLDAKDILHKVGLKSRIKNFPSQLSGGEQQRVAIARAVAKNPLLLLCDEPTGALDYVTGKSVLKLLQDLNKDTKKCVVLVTHNSAIAPMADKIIKVKSGMIESVTMNHEKQGVEGIEW, encoded by the coding sequence GTGAAAAAGTTAATCGAATTCAAAAAAGTAACGAAAGAATACAAAATAGGAGAAGTACTAATCAAGGCCCTTGATGGTGTTGATTTTTCCATATCAGAGGGAGAATTCGTCGTTATATTGGGTGCAAGTGGTGCCGGTAAAAGTACGATTTTGAATATACTTGGCGGTATGGATACGGCTACCTCAGGTCAAGTGTTTGTTGGTGATCAAGAAATAACAAGAATGGGCGAAAAAAAATTAACAGAATATCGCGGTGAGAAAATTGGCTTTGTATTTCAATTCTATAACTTAATTCCGAATTTAAACGCTCTAGAAAATGTTGAATTTGCCACTGAAGTCTGTAAAAACCATCTGGATGCAAAAGATATTTTACATAAAGTTGGATTAAAGAGTCGTATCAAAAACTTCCCTTCCCAGCTCTCTGGAGGAGAACAACAAAGAGTTGCTATAGCGAGAGCTGTTGCCAAAAATCCTTTACTTTTACTCTGTGATGAACCAACCGGAGCTTTGGATTATGTTACAGGTAAGTCCGTTTTAAAACTTCTTCAAGATTTGAACAAGGATACGAAAAAGTGCGTCGTTTTGGTCACACATAATTCCGCGATTGCTCCTATGGCTGATAAAATTATTAAGGTTAAAAGCGGGATGATCGAAAGTGTTACGATGAATCATGAAAAACAGGGTGTTGAAGGGATCGAGTGGTAA